In one Notolabrus celidotus isolate fNotCel1 chromosome 1, fNotCel1.pri, whole genome shotgun sequence genomic region, the following are encoded:
- the smpd4 gene encoding sphingomyelin phosphodiesterase 4 isoform X4 — protein MAAPTLQQPSFLLANLKADSTTKPLLQRCQDLVKIIDDYPAKELHLIFPWLVESVFGSLDGIIAGWNLRLLHSRSHEYNIAMEFLNPGGPMMKLVYKLQAEDYKYEIPVNYLPGPVKACIQEGVLPDCPLFHNKLQFPLSGLLTLNLALNPFEFFMFNFAYCLIIPKIHPQGHHGSSTDSAYFVLVDAYLKYFLPSEGSVPPSPFSDSRGSVTAPSPRASSVSFAGYGVHSPSLLKHHIFHQPSVNADPSAQEIWRTETLLQMFVEIWLHHYSLDMYQKLQSPQVKEPFSPSEEHVLVVRLLVKHLHAFSNSLKPEQLSPSPSAHSHTHPSPLEEFKRVVVQRFVQQKLYLFLQHCFGHWPLDASFRAVLETWLSYIQPWRYTGEKINPQADQTRTLPDKWESFVQENLLMYTKLFQVFLNRTVRTDLVNAKNALMVFRVAKVFAQPNLADMIQKGEQLFLEPEHVLHHRQPRGYLTPSQGGSFLSSRQRVMTDVVFRVKSHVYALEGQDCQYKQMFGSELRGAVMKLIQIIAQARQTAKRISDHSNEVAANNSFLSWFGIGSPDLNNTFAGAEPEESGECLKKTHEFLDRALENLCQIFKLNQGQLTQLIANLGSSQDDGNSKQLPDCIQGENGLILTDLGRRQILNGQRRFEIHYQGDPELQPIRSYESALLVRLFYGISSLVNERFGGHMNALCSRPDFLGRLGRHYLSDQDSASKSRHSPVSRQGLDRNRHPRLSLRPLASYRTIVLLLVFYVFGAVLSFGPVSSTLLILAGGFLYGLFMTLFGDKLKTH, from the exons ATGGCTGCTCCTACACTGCAACAGCCCAGTTTCCTTCTG GCCAACCTTAAAGCTGATTCAACCACCAAACCTCTCCTCCAACGATGCCAAGACCTGGTGAAGATTATTGATGACTATCCTGCAAAG GAGCTGCACCTGATCTTCCCCTGGCTGGTGGAGAGTGTGTTTGGCAGTCTGGACGGCATCATCGCAGGCTGGAACCTGCGTCTGCTGCATTCACGGAGCCATGAGTACAACATAGCGATGGAGTTTCTAAACCCTGG CGGGCCGATGATGAAGCTTGTGTACAAACTCCAGGCTGAAGATTACAAATATGAAATACCCGTCAATTATCTCCCG GGTCCGGTGAAGGCCTGCATCCAGGAGGGCGTCCTCCCTGACTGTCCTCTGTTCCACAACAAGCTGCAGTTCCCCCTGTCCGGTCTGCTGACCCTGAACCTCGCTCTCA ATCCGTTTGAATTCTTCATGTTTAACTTTGCCTACTGTCTCATCATACCAAAG ATCCATCCTCAAGGCCATCATGGGAGCTCCACTGACAGCGCCTACTTTGTGTTAGTAGACGCCTACCTCAAATACTTCCTCCCCAGTGAGGGAAGTGTTCCCCCGTCCCCCTTCTCTGACTCCAGAGGTTCTGTCACTGCTCCATCACCAAG AGCCTCCAGTGTTTCGTTTGCTGGTTATGGCGTCCACAGTCCCAGCCTCCTCAAACATCACATCTTCCATCAACCATCAGTGAACGCAGACCCCTCAGCCCAGGAAATCTGGAGGACTGAAACACTCTTACAG ATGTTTGTGGAGATCTGGCTCCATCACTACTCCCTGGACATGTATCAGAAGCTGCAGTCCCCGCAAGTGAAG GAACCCTTCAGCCCGTCAGAAGAGCATGTCCTGGTGGTGCGCCTGCTGGTGAAACACCTGCACGCTTTCTCCAACAGCCTGAAGCCGGAGCAGCTTTCCCCTTCGCCCTCGGCACACTCGCACACTCACCCCAGCCCGCTGGAGGAGTTCAAGAG AGTGGTGGTGCAGCGTTTTGTTCAGCAGAAACTTTACTTGTTTCTGCAGCACTGCTTCGGACACTGGCCTCTTGACGCTTCTTTCAGAGCG gtGTTGGAGACGTGGCTGAGCTATATCCAGCCATGGAGGTACACCGGGGAGAAGATCAATCCTCAGGCCGACCAAACCAGAACACTGCCTGACAAATG GGAGTCGTTTGTTCAGGAGAACCTGCTCATGTACACAAAGCTCTTCCAGGTGTTTCTGAACAGAACCGTAAGGACGGATCTGGTTAACGCCAAAAATGCTCTGATGGTCTTCAGGGTGGCCAAAGTGTTTGCTCAGCCAAACCTGGCCGATATGATCCAGAAAG GAGAGCAGCTGTTCCTGGAACCAGAGCACGTCCTCCACCATCGACAACCACGCGGCTACCTGACGCCGAGTCAAGGAGGCAGCTTCCTGTCGTCACGGCAGCGAGTGATGACGGATGTGGTGTTCAGAGTGAAGAGTCATGTTTATGCTTTGGAGGGTCAGGACTGTCAGTACAAACAGATGTTTGGCTCTGAGCTCAGAGGAGCT GTCATGAAGTTGATACAAATAATCGCACAGGCCAGACAGACTGCCAAGAGGATATCAGATCACTCCAATGAGGTGGCGGCCAACAACTCGTTCCTGTCCTGGTTCGGGATTGGCTCTCCGGATCTGAACAATACCTTCGCCGGAGCCGAGCCCGAGGAGAGCGGAGAGTGTCTGAAAAAGACCCACGAGTTCCTTGACAGAGCTTTGGAGAACTTGTGTCAGATCTTCAAG CTGAACCAGGGGCAGCTGACTCAGCTTATAGCCAACCTGGGTTCTTCTCAGGACGATGGAAACTCCAAACAGCTTCCAGACTGCATCCAGGGAGAGAACGGACTCATTCTGACCGACCTGGGCCGGAGGCAG ATCCTGAACGGACAGCGCAGGTTTGAGATTCATTATCAAGGAGACCCTGAGCTCCAACCCATCAGGAGCTACGAGAGCGCCCTGCTGGTCAGGCTCTTCTACGGGATCTCTTCTCTGGTTAATGAGAGG tTTGGAGGACACATGAATGCACTCTGCTCACGTCCAGACTTCCTGGGTCGTCTGGGACGTCACTACCTGTCGGATCAAGATTCTGCATCAAAATCGAGGCATAGCCCGGTGTCACGGCAGGGGTTGGATAGAAACCGGCATCCGAGGCTGAGCCTGCGCCCGCTGGCCAGCTACAGGACGATCGTGCTGCTGCTGGTCTTCTACGTGTTCGGAGCTGTCCTGTCGTTTGGTCCTGTGTCTAGCACTCTGCTCATCCTCGCGGGAGGATTCCTCTATGGACTCTTTATGACGCTGTTTGGAGACAAACTTAAGACACACTAG
- the smpd4 gene encoding sphingomyelin phosphodiesterase 4 isoform X3, with product MAAPTLQQPSFLLANLKADSTTKPLLQRCQDLVKIIDDYPAKELHLIFPWLVESVFGSLDGIIAGWNLRLLHSRSHEYNIAMEFLNPGGPMMKLVYKLQAEDYKYEIPVNYLPGPVKACIQEGVLPDCPLFHNKLQFPLSGLLTLNLALNPFEFFMFNFAYCLIIPKIHPQGHHGSSTDSAYFVLVDAYLKYFLPSEGSVPPSPFSDSRGSVTAPSPSRASSVSFAGYGVHSPSLLKHHIFHQPSVNADPSAQEIWRTETLLQMFVEIWLHHYSLDMYQKLQSPQVKEPFSPSEEHVLVVRLLVKHLHAFSNSLKPEQLSPSPSAHSHTHPSPLEEFKRVVVQRFVQQKLYLFLQHCFGHWPLDASFRAVLETWLSYIQPWRYTGEKINPQADQTRTLPDKWESFVQENLLMYTKLFQVFLNRTVRTDLVNAKNALMVFRVAKVFAQPNLADMIQKGEQLFLEPEHVLHHRQPRGYLTPSQGGSFLSSRQRVMTDVVFRVKSHVYALEGQDCQYKQMFGSELRGAVMKLIQIIAQARQTAKRISDHSNEVAANNSFLSWFGIGSPDLNNTFAGAEPEESGECLKKTHEFLDRALENLCQIFKLNQGQLTQLIANLGSSQDDGNSKQLPDCIQGENGLILTDLGRRQILNGQRRFEIHYQGDPELQPIRSYESALLVRLFYGISSLVNERFGGHMNALCSRPDFLGRLGRHYLSDQDSASKSRHSPVSRQGLDRNRHPRLSLRPLASYRTIVLLLVFYVFGAVLSFGPVSSTLLILAGGFLYGLFMTLFGDKLKTH from the exons ATGGCTGCTCCTACACTGCAACAGCCCAGTTTCCTTCTG GCCAACCTTAAAGCTGATTCAACCACCAAACCTCTCCTCCAACGATGCCAAGACCTGGTGAAGATTATTGATGACTATCCTGCAAAG GAGCTGCACCTGATCTTCCCCTGGCTGGTGGAGAGTGTGTTTGGCAGTCTGGACGGCATCATCGCAGGCTGGAACCTGCGTCTGCTGCATTCACGGAGCCATGAGTACAACATAGCGATGGAGTTTCTAAACCCTGG CGGGCCGATGATGAAGCTTGTGTACAAACTCCAGGCTGAAGATTACAAATATGAAATACCCGTCAATTATCTCCCG GGTCCGGTGAAGGCCTGCATCCAGGAGGGCGTCCTCCCTGACTGTCCTCTGTTCCACAACAAGCTGCAGTTCCCCCTGTCCGGTCTGCTGACCCTGAACCTCGCTCTCA ATCCGTTTGAATTCTTCATGTTTAACTTTGCCTACTGTCTCATCATACCAAAG ATCCATCCTCAAGGCCATCATGGGAGCTCCACTGACAGCGCCTACTTTGTGTTAGTAGACGCCTACCTCAAATACTTCCTCCCCAGTGAGGGAAGTGTTCCCCCGTCCCCCTTCTCTGACTCCAGAGGTTCTGTCACTGCTCCATCACCAAG CAGAGCCTCCAGTGTTTCGTTTGCTGGTTATGGCGTCCACAGTCCCAGCCTCCTCAAACATCACATCTTCCATCAACCATCAGTGAACGCAGACCCCTCAGCCCAGGAAATCTGGAGGACTGAAACACTCTTACAG ATGTTTGTGGAGATCTGGCTCCATCACTACTCCCTGGACATGTATCAGAAGCTGCAGTCCCCGCAAGTGAAG GAACCCTTCAGCCCGTCAGAAGAGCATGTCCTGGTGGTGCGCCTGCTGGTGAAACACCTGCACGCTTTCTCCAACAGCCTGAAGCCGGAGCAGCTTTCCCCTTCGCCCTCGGCACACTCGCACACTCACCCCAGCCCGCTGGAGGAGTTCAAGAG AGTGGTGGTGCAGCGTTTTGTTCAGCAGAAACTTTACTTGTTTCTGCAGCACTGCTTCGGACACTGGCCTCTTGACGCTTCTTTCAGAGCG gtGTTGGAGACGTGGCTGAGCTATATCCAGCCATGGAGGTACACCGGGGAGAAGATCAATCCTCAGGCCGACCAAACCAGAACACTGCCTGACAAATG GGAGTCGTTTGTTCAGGAGAACCTGCTCATGTACACAAAGCTCTTCCAGGTGTTTCTGAACAGAACCGTAAGGACGGATCTGGTTAACGCCAAAAATGCTCTGATGGTCTTCAGGGTGGCCAAAGTGTTTGCTCAGCCAAACCTGGCCGATATGATCCAGAAAG GAGAGCAGCTGTTCCTGGAACCAGAGCACGTCCTCCACCATCGACAACCACGCGGCTACCTGACGCCGAGTCAAGGAGGCAGCTTCCTGTCGTCACGGCAGCGAGTGATGACGGATGTGGTGTTCAGAGTGAAGAGTCATGTTTATGCTTTGGAGGGTCAGGACTGTCAGTACAAACAGATGTTTGGCTCTGAGCTCAGAGGAGCT GTCATGAAGTTGATACAAATAATCGCACAGGCCAGACAGACTGCCAAGAGGATATCAGATCACTCCAATGAGGTGGCGGCCAACAACTCGTTCCTGTCCTGGTTCGGGATTGGCTCTCCGGATCTGAACAATACCTTCGCCGGAGCCGAGCCCGAGGAGAGCGGAGAGTGTCTGAAAAAGACCCACGAGTTCCTTGACAGAGCTTTGGAGAACTTGTGTCAGATCTTCAAG CTGAACCAGGGGCAGCTGACTCAGCTTATAGCCAACCTGGGTTCTTCTCAGGACGATGGAAACTCCAAACAGCTTCCAGACTGCATCCAGGGAGAGAACGGACTCATTCTGACCGACCTGGGCCGGAGGCAG ATCCTGAACGGACAGCGCAGGTTTGAGATTCATTATCAAGGAGACCCTGAGCTCCAACCCATCAGGAGCTACGAGAGCGCCCTGCTGGTCAGGCTCTTCTACGGGATCTCTTCTCTGGTTAATGAGAGG tTTGGAGGACACATGAATGCACTCTGCTCACGTCCAGACTTCCTGGGTCGTCTGGGACGTCACTACCTGTCGGATCAAGATTCTGCATCAAAATCGAGGCATAGCCCGGTGTCACGGCAGGGGTTGGATAGAAACCGGCATCCGAGGCTGAGCCTGCGCCCGCTGGCCAGCTACAGGACGATCGTGCTGCTGCTGGTCTTCTACGTGTTCGGAGCTGTCCTGTCGTTTGGTCCTGTGTCTAGCACTCTGCTCATCCTCGCGGGAGGATTCCTCTATGGACTCTTTATGACGCTGTTTGGAGACAAACTTAAGACACACTAG
- the smpd4 gene encoding sphingomyelin phosphodiesterase 4 isoform X1, with the protein MAAPTLQQPSFLLANLKADSTTKPLLQRCQDLVKIIDDYPAKELHLIFPWLVESVFGSLDGIIAGWNLRLLHSRSHEYNIAMEFLNPGGPMMKLVYKLQAEDYKYEIPVNYLPGPVKACIQEGVLPDCPLFHNKLQFPLSGLLTLNLALNPFEFFMFNFAYCLIIPKIHPQGHHGSSTDSAYFVLVDAYLKYFLPSEGSVPPSPFSDSRGSVTAPSPSRASSVSFAGYGVHSPSLLKHHIFHQPSVNADPSAQEIWRTETLLQMFVEIWLHHYSLDMYQKLQSPQVKLALLQYRLSMSSMPCQPHAPPGSGTLHTYQEPFSPSEEHVLVVRLLVKHLHAFSNSLKPEQLSPSPSAHSHTHPSPLEEFKRVVVQRFVQQKLYLFLQHCFGHWPLDASFRAVLETWLSYIQPWRYTGEKINPQADQTRTLPDKWESFVQENLLMYTKLFQVFLNRTVRTDLVNAKNALMVFRVAKVFAQPNLADMIQKGEQLFLEPEHVLHHRQPRGYLTPSQGGSFLSSRQRVMTDVVFRVKSHVYALEGQDCQYKQMFGSELRGAVMKLIQIIAQARQTAKRISDHSNEVAANNSFLSWFGIGSPDLNNTFAGAEPEESGECLKKTHEFLDRALENLCQIFKLNQGQLTQLIANLGSSQDDGNSKQLPDCIQGENGLILTDLGRRQILNGQRRFEIHYQGDPELQPIRSYESALLVRLFYGISSLVNERFGGHMNALCSRPDFLGRLGRHYLSDQDSASKSRHSPVSRQGLDRNRHPRLSLRPLASYRTIVLLLVFYVFGAVLSFGPVSSTLLILAGGFLYGLFMTLFGDKLKTH; encoded by the exons ATGGCTGCTCCTACACTGCAACAGCCCAGTTTCCTTCTG GCCAACCTTAAAGCTGATTCAACCACCAAACCTCTCCTCCAACGATGCCAAGACCTGGTGAAGATTATTGATGACTATCCTGCAAAG GAGCTGCACCTGATCTTCCCCTGGCTGGTGGAGAGTGTGTTTGGCAGTCTGGACGGCATCATCGCAGGCTGGAACCTGCGTCTGCTGCATTCACGGAGCCATGAGTACAACATAGCGATGGAGTTTCTAAACCCTGG CGGGCCGATGATGAAGCTTGTGTACAAACTCCAGGCTGAAGATTACAAATATGAAATACCCGTCAATTATCTCCCG GGTCCGGTGAAGGCCTGCATCCAGGAGGGCGTCCTCCCTGACTGTCCTCTGTTCCACAACAAGCTGCAGTTCCCCCTGTCCGGTCTGCTGACCCTGAACCTCGCTCTCA ATCCGTTTGAATTCTTCATGTTTAACTTTGCCTACTGTCTCATCATACCAAAG ATCCATCCTCAAGGCCATCATGGGAGCTCCACTGACAGCGCCTACTTTGTGTTAGTAGACGCCTACCTCAAATACTTCCTCCCCAGTGAGGGAAGTGTTCCCCCGTCCCCCTTCTCTGACTCCAGAGGTTCTGTCACTGCTCCATCACCAAG CAGAGCCTCCAGTGTTTCGTTTGCTGGTTATGGCGTCCACAGTCCCAGCCTCCTCAAACATCACATCTTCCATCAACCATCAGTGAACGCAGACCCCTCAGCCCAGGAAATCTGGAGGACTGAAACACTCTTACAG ATGTTTGTGGAGATCTGGCTCCATCACTACTCCCTGGACATGTATCAGAAGCTGCAGTCCCCGCAAGTGAAG CTGGCGCTGCTGCAGTACCGCCTCAGTATGTCCAGCATGCCGTGCCAACCCCACGCCCCACCAGGCTCTGGGACCCTCCACACCTACCAA GAACCCTTCAGCCCGTCAGAAGAGCATGTCCTGGTGGTGCGCCTGCTGGTGAAACACCTGCACGCTTTCTCCAACAGCCTGAAGCCGGAGCAGCTTTCCCCTTCGCCCTCGGCACACTCGCACACTCACCCCAGCCCGCTGGAGGAGTTCAAGAG AGTGGTGGTGCAGCGTTTTGTTCAGCAGAAACTTTACTTGTTTCTGCAGCACTGCTTCGGACACTGGCCTCTTGACGCTTCTTTCAGAGCG gtGTTGGAGACGTGGCTGAGCTATATCCAGCCATGGAGGTACACCGGGGAGAAGATCAATCCTCAGGCCGACCAAACCAGAACACTGCCTGACAAATG GGAGTCGTTTGTTCAGGAGAACCTGCTCATGTACACAAAGCTCTTCCAGGTGTTTCTGAACAGAACCGTAAGGACGGATCTGGTTAACGCCAAAAATGCTCTGATGGTCTTCAGGGTGGCCAAAGTGTTTGCTCAGCCAAACCTGGCCGATATGATCCAGAAAG GAGAGCAGCTGTTCCTGGAACCAGAGCACGTCCTCCACCATCGACAACCACGCGGCTACCTGACGCCGAGTCAAGGAGGCAGCTTCCTGTCGTCACGGCAGCGAGTGATGACGGATGTGGTGTTCAGAGTGAAGAGTCATGTTTATGCTTTGGAGGGTCAGGACTGTCAGTACAAACAGATGTTTGGCTCTGAGCTCAGAGGAGCT GTCATGAAGTTGATACAAATAATCGCACAGGCCAGACAGACTGCCAAGAGGATATCAGATCACTCCAATGAGGTGGCGGCCAACAACTCGTTCCTGTCCTGGTTCGGGATTGGCTCTCCGGATCTGAACAATACCTTCGCCGGAGCCGAGCCCGAGGAGAGCGGAGAGTGTCTGAAAAAGACCCACGAGTTCCTTGACAGAGCTTTGGAGAACTTGTGTCAGATCTTCAAG CTGAACCAGGGGCAGCTGACTCAGCTTATAGCCAACCTGGGTTCTTCTCAGGACGATGGAAACTCCAAACAGCTTCCAGACTGCATCCAGGGAGAGAACGGACTCATTCTGACCGACCTGGGCCGGAGGCAG ATCCTGAACGGACAGCGCAGGTTTGAGATTCATTATCAAGGAGACCCTGAGCTCCAACCCATCAGGAGCTACGAGAGCGCCCTGCTGGTCAGGCTCTTCTACGGGATCTCTTCTCTGGTTAATGAGAGG tTTGGAGGACACATGAATGCACTCTGCTCACGTCCAGACTTCCTGGGTCGTCTGGGACGTCACTACCTGTCGGATCAAGATTCTGCATCAAAATCGAGGCATAGCCCGGTGTCACGGCAGGGGTTGGATAGAAACCGGCATCCGAGGCTGAGCCTGCGCCCGCTGGCCAGCTACAGGACGATCGTGCTGCTGCTGGTCTTCTACGTGTTCGGAGCTGTCCTGTCGTTTGGTCCTGTGTCTAGCACTCTGCTCATCCTCGCGGGAGGATTCCTCTATGGACTCTTTATGACGCTGTTTGGAGACAAACTTAAGACACACTAG
- the smpd4 gene encoding sphingomyelin phosphodiesterase 4 isoform X2, protein MAAPTLQQPSFLLANLKADSTTKPLLQRCQDLVKIIDDYPAKELHLIFPWLVESVFGSLDGIIAGWNLRLLHSRSHEYNIAMEFLNPGGPMMKLVYKLQAEDYKYEIPVNYLPGPVKACIQEGVLPDCPLFHNKLQFPLSGLLTLNLALNPFEFFMFNFAYCLIIPKIHPQGHHGSSTDSAYFVLVDAYLKYFLPSEGSVPPSPFSDSRGSVTAPSPRASSVSFAGYGVHSPSLLKHHIFHQPSVNADPSAQEIWRTETLLQMFVEIWLHHYSLDMYQKLQSPQVKLALLQYRLSMSSMPCQPHAPPGSGTLHTYQEPFSPSEEHVLVVRLLVKHLHAFSNSLKPEQLSPSPSAHSHTHPSPLEEFKRVVVQRFVQQKLYLFLQHCFGHWPLDASFRAVLETWLSYIQPWRYTGEKINPQADQTRTLPDKWESFVQENLLMYTKLFQVFLNRTVRTDLVNAKNALMVFRVAKVFAQPNLADMIQKGEQLFLEPEHVLHHRQPRGYLTPSQGGSFLSSRQRVMTDVVFRVKSHVYALEGQDCQYKQMFGSELRGAVMKLIQIIAQARQTAKRISDHSNEVAANNSFLSWFGIGSPDLNNTFAGAEPEESGECLKKTHEFLDRALENLCQIFKLNQGQLTQLIANLGSSQDDGNSKQLPDCIQGENGLILTDLGRRQILNGQRRFEIHYQGDPELQPIRSYESALLVRLFYGISSLVNERFGGHMNALCSRPDFLGRLGRHYLSDQDSASKSRHSPVSRQGLDRNRHPRLSLRPLASYRTIVLLLVFYVFGAVLSFGPVSSTLLILAGGFLYGLFMTLFGDKLKTH, encoded by the exons ATGGCTGCTCCTACACTGCAACAGCCCAGTTTCCTTCTG GCCAACCTTAAAGCTGATTCAACCACCAAACCTCTCCTCCAACGATGCCAAGACCTGGTGAAGATTATTGATGACTATCCTGCAAAG GAGCTGCACCTGATCTTCCCCTGGCTGGTGGAGAGTGTGTTTGGCAGTCTGGACGGCATCATCGCAGGCTGGAACCTGCGTCTGCTGCATTCACGGAGCCATGAGTACAACATAGCGATGGAGTTTCTAAACCCTGG CGGGCCGATGATGAAGCTTGTGTACAAACTCCAGGCTGAAGATTACAAATATGAAATACCCGTCAATTATCTCCCG GGTCCGGTGAAGGCCTGCATCCAGGAGGGCGTCCTCCCTGACTGTCCTCTGTTCCACAACAAGCTGCAGTTCCCCCTGTCCGGTCTGCTGACCCTGAACCTCGCTCTCA ATCCGTTTGAATTCTTCATGTTTAACTTTGCCTACTGTCTCATCATACCAAAG ATCCATCCTCAAGGCCATCATGGGAGCTCCACTGACAGCGCCTACTTTGTGTTAGTAGACGCCTACCTCAAATACTTCCTCCCCAGTGAGGGAAGTGTTCCCCCGTCCCCCTTCTCTGACTCCAGAGGTTCTGTCACTGCTCCATCACCAAG AGCCTCCAGTGTTTCGTTTGCTGGTTATGGCGTCCACAGTCCCAGCCTCCTCAAACATCACATCTTCCATCAACCATCAGTGAACGCAGACCCCTCAGCCCAGGAAATCTGGAGGACTGAAACACTCTTACAG ATGTTTGTGGAGATCTGGCTCCATCACTACTCCCTGGACATGTATCAGAAGCTGCAGTCCCCGCAAGTGAAG CTGGCGCTGCTGCAGTACCGCCTCAGTATGTCCAGCATGCCGTGCCAACCCCACGCCCCACCAGGCTCTGGGACCCTCCACACCTACCAA GAACCCTTCAGCCCGTCAGAAGAGCATGTCCTGGTGGTGCGCCTGCTGGTGAAACACCTGCACGCTTTCTCCAACAGCCTGAAGCCGGAGCAGCTTTCCCCTTCGCCCTCGGCACACTCGCACACTCACCCCAGCCCGCTGGAGGAGTTCAAGAG AGTGGTGGTGCAGCGTTTTGTTCAGCAGAAACTTTACTTGTTTCTGCAGCACTGCTTCGGACACTGGCCTCTTGACGCTTCTTTCAGAGCG gtGTTGGAGACGTGGCTGAGCTATATCCAGCCATGGAGGTACACCGGGGAGAAGATCAATCCTCAGGCCGACCAAACCAGAACACTGCCTGACAAATG GGAGTCGTTTGTTCAGGAGAACCTGCTCATGTACACAAAGCTCTTCCAGGTGTTTCTGAACAGAACCGTAAGGACGGATCTGGTTAACGCCAAAAATGCTCTGATGGTCTTCAGGGTGGCCAAAGTGTTTGCTCAGCCAAACCTGGCCGATATGATCCAGAAAG GAGAGCAGCTGTTCCTGGAACCAGAGCACGTCCTCCACCATCGACAACCACGCGGCTACCTGACGCCGAGTCAAGGAGGCAGCTTCCTGTCGTCACGGCAGCGAGTGATGACGGATGTGGTGTTCAGAGTGAAGAGTCATGTTTATGCTTTGGAGGGTCAGGACTGTCAGTACAAACAGATGTTTGGCTCTGAGCTCAGAGGAGCT GTCATGAAGTTGATACAAATAATCGCACAGGCCAGACAGACTGCCAAGAGGATATCAGATCACTCCAATGAGGTGGCGGCCAACAACTCGTTCCTGTCCTGGTTCGGGATTGGCTCTCCGGATCTGAACAATACCTTCGCCGGAGCCGAGCCCGAGGAGAGCGGAGAGTGTCTGAAAAAGACCCACGAGTTCCTTGACAGAGCTTTGGAGAACTTGTGTCAGATCTTCAAG CTGAACCAGGGGCAGCTGACTCAGCTTATAGCCAACCTGGGTTCTTCTCAGGACGATGGAAACTCCAAACAGCTTCCAGACTGCATCCAGGGAGAGAACGGACTCATTCTGACCGACCTGGGCCGGAGGCAG ATCCTGAACGGACAGCGCAGGTTTGAGATTCATTATCAAGGAGACCCTGAGCTCCAACCCATCAGGAGCTACGAGAGCGCCCTGCTGGTCAGGCTCTTCTACGGGATCTCTTCTCTGGTTAATGAGAGG tTTGGAGGACACATGAATGCACTCTGCTCACGTCCAGACTTCCTGGGTCGTCTGGGACGTCACTACCTGTCGGATCAAGATTCTGCATCAAAATCGAGGCATAGCCCGGTGTCACGGCAGGGGTTGGATAGAAACCGGCATCCGAGGCTGAGCCTGCGCCCGCTGGCCAGCTACAGGACGATCGTGCTGCTGCTGGTCTTCTACGTGTTCGGAGCTGTCCTGTCGTTTGGTCCTGTGTCTAGCACTCTGCTCATCCTCGCGGGAGGATTCCTCTATGGACTCTTTATGACGCTGTTTGGAGACAAACTTAAGACACACTAG